The following proteins are co-located in the Microbacterium sp. Clip185 genome:
- the lpdA gene encoding dihydrolipoyl dehydrogenase → MPHYDVVILGAGPGGYVAAVRSAQLGLSTAIIEEKYWGGVCLNVGCIPSKALLKNAELAHTFAHKAKLFGITGEVSFDYGVAFDRSREVAEGRVKGIHYLMKKNKVTEYDGRGTFVDDHSIDVAKSDGSTERVTFDNVIIATGSTVRLLPGVTLSENVVTYEEQILSRELPSSIVIVGAGAIGMEFAYVMSNYGVKVTIIEFLDRALPNEDADVSKEIQKQYRNYGIDILTSTKVESVVDSGDKVTVTYTDNKSGAQSSIEADKVLMSIGFAPRVEGFGLEKTGVALTDRGAIAIDDYMRTNVPHIYAIGDVTAKLQLAHVAEAQGVVAAETIGKEETMALGDYRMMPRATFCSPQVASFGLTEAQARETGREIKVATFPFMANGKAHGLGEPVGFVKLIADAEHLELLGGHMIGPDVSELLPELTLAQKWDLTALELARNVHTHPTLSEALQEAFHGLAGHMINF, encoded by the coding sequence ATGCCTCATTACGACGTCGTCATCCTCGGCGCGGGCCCCGGCGGGTACGTCGCGGCCGTGCGCAGCGCACAGCTCGGCCTGTCCACCGCCATCATCGAAGAGAAGTACTGGGGCGGTGTGTGCCTCAACGTCGGCTGCATCCCCTCCAAGGCGCTTCTCAAGAACGCGGAGCTCGCCCACACCTTCGCCCACAAGGCCAAGCTGTTCGGCATCACCGGTGAGGTGAGCTTCGACTACGGCGTGGCCTTCGATCGCAGCCGTGAGGTGGCGGAGGGCCGCGTCAAGGGCATCCACTACCTGATGAAGAAGAACAAGGTCACCGAGTACGACGGCCGCGGAACCTTCGTCGACGACCACTCCATCGACGTCGCGAAGAGCGACGGCTCCACCGAGCGCGTCACCTTCGACAACGTGATCATCGCGACCGGCTCCACCGTGCGACTGCTTCCGGGCGTGACCCTGAGCGAGAACGTCGTCACCTACGAGGAGCAGATCCTCTCGCGCGAGCTCCCGTCCTCGATCGTCATCGTCGGTGCCGGCGCGATCGGCATGGAGTTCGCGTACGTCATGTCGAACTACGGCGTGAAGGTCACGATCATCGAGTTCCTCGACCGCGCGCTTCCCAACGAGGACGCCGACGTGTCGAAGGAGATCCAGAAGCAGTACCGCAACTACGGGATCGACATCCTGACCTCCACGAAGGTCGAGTCGGTCGTCGATTCCGGCGACAAGGTCACCGTCACCTACACCGACAACAAGAGCGGTGCACAGAGCTCGATCGAGGCCGACAAGGTGCTCATGTCGATCGGCTTCGCCCCGCGCGTCGAGGGCTTCGGCCTGGAGAAGACCGGTGTCGCCCTCACCGACCGCGGCGCCATCGCGATCGACGACTACATGCGCACGAACGTGCCGCACATCTACGCCATCGGCGACGTCACCGCCAAACTGCAGCTCGCCCACGTCGCCGAGGCACAGGGTGTCGTTGCGGCCGAGACGATCGGCAAGGAGGAGACGATGGCGCTCGGCGACTACCGCATGATGCCGCGTGCGACGTTCTGCTCCCCGCAGGTCGCCTCCTTCGGCCTCACCGAGGCTCAGGCACGCGAGACCGGTCGCGAGATCAAGGTCGCGACCTTCCCGTTCATGGCCAACGGCAAGGCGCACGGACTCGGCGAGCCCGTGGGCTTCGTCAAGTTGATCGCGGACGCGGAGCACCTCGAGCTGCTCGGCGGTCACATGATCGGACCGGACGTGTCCGAGCTGTTGCCGGAGCTCACGCTGGCCCAGAAGTGGGACCTCACCGCACTCGAGCTGGCGCGCAACGTGCACACCCACCCGACGCTGTCCGAGGCCCTGCAGGAGGCCTTTCACGGTCTCGCGGGTCACATGATCAACTTCTGA
- a CDS encoding copper resistance CopC family protein: MTSQTSRRHPVRALVAALATLLIASGGVLLGTAPAFAHDELVSSDPASGSTVDALPAALTLTFSGDLLSDASTTVVQVTDASGASLTDGAPTVSANVVTQPLTGSASGAVSVAWRVVSSDGHPIAGEFAFTSNAAPTPTPTPSETSDATPESAATPEPVVTTLVETVPSPGQSAPVWPWVVGAIVVLIAIGLVVWLLGARARQQKQAASERTAGRSNSTER; encoded by the coding sequence GTGACTTCCCAGACCTCTCGCCGCCATCCCGTGCGCGCGCTCGTCGCCGCTCTCGCCACGCTTCTGATCGCATCCGGCGGGGTTCTGCTGGGCACAGCGCCCGCGTTCGCCCACGATGAGCTCGTCTCCTCCGATCCCGCGTCCGGTTCGACGGTCGACGCGCTGCCGGCGGCGCTCACCCTCACCTTCAGCGGGGATCTGCTCTCCGACGCATCGACGACCGTCGTCCAGGTCACGGACGCCTCCGGGGCCTCCCTGACCGATGGGGCGCCGACCGTCAGCGCCAACGTCGTCACCCAGCCGCTCACCGGCTCGGCAAGCGGCGCGGTCTCGGTGGCCTGGCGCGTCGTCTCCAGCGACGGCCACCCGATCGCCGGCGAGTTCGCGTTCACCTCGAATGCGGCCCCGACTCCGACTCCGACCCCGTCCGAGACGTCCGACGCGACCCCCGAATCCGCTGCGACCCCCGAGCCGGTGGTGACGACCCTCGTCGAGACGGTGCCGAGCCCCGGCCAGTCCGCGCCGGTCTGGCCCTGGGTCGTGGGAGCGATCGTCGTGCTCATCGCGATCGGCCTCGTGGTGTGGCTTTTGGGGGCTCGGGCGCGCCAGCAGAAGCAGGCGGCGAGCGAGCGCACGGCAGGCCGTTCGAACTCCACCGAGCGATAG
- a CDS encoding FHA domain-containing protein translates to MDEQYRPRPDSIRRESDRAMPAHDTTQTFGHDSDLSFVPFGSELSEPELEAIEALPSGAALFIVRSGPTAGARYLLDTDVTTVGRHPDADIFFDDVTVSRRHAEITRVGRAFEIVDQRSLNGTYVNGERVDRDTLSNGAEVRIGKFRLNFFVSPADLAAAEG, encoded by the coding sequence GTGGACGAGCAGTACAGGCCCCGCCCGGACAGCATCCGTCGCGAGAGCGACCGAGCCATGCCGGCGCACGACACCACGCAGACCTTCGGGCACGACTCGGACCTGTCCTTCGTGCCGTTCGGCAGCGAACTGAGCGAGCCCGAGCTCGAGGCGATCGAAGCGCTCCCCTCGGGGGCCGCGCTGTTCATCGTGCGCTCCGGCCCGACTGCCGGAGCCCGCTACCTGCTGGACACCGACGTCACCACGGTCGGCCGGCATCCCGACGCCGACATCTTCTTCGACGACGTCACCGTCTCGCGCCGTCACGCCGAGATCACCCGCGTCGGGCGTGCGTTCGAGATCGTGGACCAGCGTTCGCTGAACGGCACCTACGTCAACGGCGAGCGCGTCGATCGCGACACGCTCAGCAACGGCGCCGAGGTCCGTATCGGCAAGTTCCGCCTGAACTTCTTCGTCTCGCCCGCCGACCTTGCGGCAGCAGAAGGCTGA
- the ftsR gene encoding transcriptional regulator FtsR gives MAAVSARGRSEATGLLSIGQVLARLTPEFPALTSSKLRFLEVQGIVTPRRTETGYRKFTPKDLERLRLALTLQRDHYLPLVVIREYLDDLDAGRDPASPAVGVPRSIVPAARRYRRDELLRTAGAGTQLLNDALSTGLIVGGETYDEQALAMLRALVALDRHGIEPRHLRAVKQSADRDVSLVESALAPLRRRTDAASRGRAAETAPELARRIADVREALVRASLERLDG, from the coding sequence ATGGCGGCGGTCTCCGCCCGCGGCCGCAGTGAGGCCACGGGCCTGCTTAGCATCGGGCAGGTGCTCGCACGGCTGACCCCCGAGTTCCCGGCGCTGACCTCCTCCAAGCTGCGCTTTCTCGAAGTGCAGGGCATCGTCACCCCGCGACGCACCGAGACCGGCTACCGGAAGTTCACGCCGAAGGACCTCGAGCGGCTGCGTCTGGCGCTCACCCTGCAGCGCGATCACTACCTTCCCCTCGTGGTCATCCGCGAGTATCTCGACGACCTGGATGCGGGACGCGATCCCGCATCGCCCGCGGTCGGCGTGCCGCGCTCGATCGTCCCCGCCGCGCGGCGCTACCGCCGCGACGAACTGCTGCGGACGGCGGGGGCGGGCACCCAGCTGCTCAACGACGCCCTGAGCACAGGCCTCATCGTCGGCGGCGAGACCTACGACGAACAGGCGCTGGCCATGCTGCGCGCGCTCGTCGCGCTCGATCGCCATGGCATCGAGCCGCGCCACCTGCGTGCCGTGAAGCAGAGCGCCGACCGTGACGTCTCCCTCGTGGAGTCGGCGCTCGCACCGCTGCGACGCCGCACGGATGCGGCCTCTCGCGGCCGTGCGGCGGAGACCGCACCGGAGCTCGCCCGACGCATCGCCGACGTTCGCGAGGCGCTCGTGCGCGCCTCGCTCGAGCGGCTCGACGGATGA
- a CDS encoding MerR family transcriptional regulator has product MTAGEPLGEIPLAADLLFTDGLPQMDDEVGYRGAVAARAAGITYRQLDYWARTELVEPTVRGASGSGSQRLYGFRDILVLKLVKRLLDTGISLQQIRTAVEQLRVAGIRDLTGTTLMSDGASVYLCTSNDEVIDLVSRGQGVFGIAVGKVLREVESTLVSFDPQVPDPSDELAARRTRRTA; this is encoded by the coding sequence ATGACCGCTGGCGAACCGCTCGGCGAGATCCCTCTCGCTGCCGACCTCCTCTTCACCGACGGTCTGCCGCAGATGGACGACGAGGTCGGATATCGCGGCGCGGTCGCGGCGCGTGCTGCCGGCATCACCTACCGACAGCTCGACTACTGGGCGCGGACCGAGCTCGTCGAGCCCACGGTCCGCGGCGCGTCTGGATCGGGATCGCAGCGTCTGTACGGCTTCCGCGACATCCTCGTGCTGAAGCTCGTCAAGCGGCTCCTCGACACCGGTATCTCGCTGCAGCAGATCCGCACCGCGGTCGAGCAGCTGCGCGTCGCGGGCATCCGCGATCTCACGGGTACGACACTCATGAGCGACGGCGCGTCGGTGTATCTGTGCACCTCGAACGACGAGGTCATCGACCTCGTCAGCCGCGGCCAGGGCGTCTTCGGCATCGCGGTCGGCAAGGTCCTGCGCGAGGTCGAATCCACGCTCGTCTCGTTCGACCCGCAGGTGCCGGACCCCTCCGACGAGCTCGCCGCTCGCCGTACTCGCCGCACGGCCTGA
- a CDS encoding ParA family protein yields the protein MHVLSVSSLKGGVGKTTVTLGLASAAFARGVRTLVVDLDPQSDVSTGMDIQVAGRLNVADVLANPKDKVVKQAITSSGWTKVHPGTIDVMIGSPSAINFDGPHPSVRDVWKLEEALATVEADYDLVLIDCAPSLNALTRTAWAASDRVVVITEPGLFSVAAADRALRAIEEIRRGLSPRLQPLGIVVNRVRPQSIEHQFRIKELRDMFGPLVLSPQLPERTSLQQAQGAAKPLHIWPGDSAQELAADFDALLDRIMRTGRIATPEDAPAQ from the coding sequence GTGCACGTCCTTTCCGTCAGTTCCCTCAAAGGCGGCGTCGGCAAGACGACCGTGACACTCGGTCTCGCCTCGGCGGCCTTCGCGCGCGGCGTGCGGACCCTCGTCGTCGACCTCGACCCGCAGTCCGACGTCTCCACCGGCATGGATATCCAGGTCGCCGGCCGGCTGAACGTGGCCGACGTCCTCGCGAACCCCAAGGACAAGGTGGTCAAGCAGGCGATCACCTCCAGCGGCTGGACCAAGGTGCACCCCGGCACGATCGATGTGATGATCGGCAGCCCGTCCGCCATCAACTTCGACGGCCCGCATCCGAGCGTGCGCGACGTGTGGAAGCTCGAGGAGGCCCTCGCCACCGTCGAGGCCGACTACGACCTCGTCCTCATCGACTGCGCACCGTCGTTGAACGCGCTCACCCGCACCGCCTGGGCGGCCAGCGACCGCGTCGTCGTGATCACGGAACCCGGACTGTTCTCCGTCGCCGCCGCCGACCGGGCCCTGCGCGCCATCGAGGAGATCCGCCGCGGTCTCTCACCGCGCCTGCAGCCCCTGGGCATCGTCGTCAACCGCGTTCGGCCCCAGTCGATCGAGCACCAGTTCCGCATCAAGGAGCTGCGCGACATGTTCGGTCCGCTCGTGCTCTCACCTCAGCTGCCCGAACGCACGTCGCTGCAGCAGGCGCAGGGCGCGGCGAAGCCCCTGCACATCTGGCCCGGTGACTCGGCGCAGGAACTCGCGGCCGACTTCGATGCGCTGCTGGACCGCATCATGCGAACGGGCCGCATCGCTACCCCCGAGGACGCCCCCGCGCAGTGA
- a CDS encoding pyruvate carboxylase produces the protein MFQTILVANRGEIAIRAFRAAFEVGARTVAIYPYEDRFSLHRLKADEAYQIGTKGAPVRAYLDVDEIVRVAVESGADAIYPGYGFLSENPELAARAAEEGIAFIGPPARVLAMAGNKVTAKQHARDAGVPVLRSTEASDDIDALLVAAEEIGFPLFAKAVAGGGGRGMRRVETAAELGPALAEAMREAQSAFGDPRMFLEQAVQRPRHIEVQVLADGTGETVHLYERDCSVQRRHQKVIEIAPAPNLDDAVRADLHRYAVAFARSIGYQNAGTVEFLLETAGPRAGEVVFIEMNPRIQVEHTVTEEVTDVDLVQAQMRIAAGATLAELGLTQPEIPLRGAALQCRLTTEDPTQGFRPDTGKITTYRSPGGAGIRLDGGTTAAGSQISPHFDSMLAKLTCRGRDFPAAVARARRALAEFRIRGVSTNIPFLQAVLDDPAFAAGDISTSFIDERPELLRGRESKDRGSKILNWLVDVTVNQPHGARPVTASPTAKLPHLDLREPAPAGSRQRLQELGPAGFAADLRAQTRLAVTDTTFRDAHQSLLATRVRTKDLVTVAPYVARLTPQLLSVEAWGGATYDVALRFLGEDPWERLDALRQGLPNIAIQMLLRGRNTVGYTPYPTAVTDAFVAEAAASGVDIFRIFDALNDVTQMRPAIDAVLATGTAVAEAALCYTGDMLDPAEDLYTLDYYLRLADEMVSAGAHVIGIKDMAGLLRPAAGARLVSALRERFDVPVHVHTHDTAGGQLATLLAVSAAGADAVDAAAAPMSGTTSQPSLSALVAALAHTERDTGIPLAAVADLEPYWEAVRHLYHPFESGLPGPTGRVYRHEIPGGQLSNLRQQAIALGLSEDFELIEDMYAAANDILGRVPKVTPSSKVVGDLALHLAAVRADPADFAENPQNYDIPDSVVSFMAGQLGDLPGGWPEPFRTKVLAGRTVAEAAGSLTDADAAALVEQGKSRRETLNRLLFPGPTRTFHEARDAYGDLAVLDTADYLYGLTPGGEHVVEIERGVQLWVGLEAIGEPDDKGMRTVMTTLNGQLRPVFVRDRSIAVDAAPAEKADTSRPGQIAAPFSGVVTLKVVPGTSVRAGEAVASIEAMKMEAAITSPIDGVVERLAIGATQQVEAGDLLVVVKGAH, from the coding sequence ATGTTCCAGACGATCCTGGTCGCAAACCGCGGCGAGATCGCGATCCGCGCCTTCCGCGCGGCGTTCGAGGTCGGGGCTCGCACAGTGGCCATCTATCCCTACGAGGACAGATTCTCGCTGCACCGGCTGAAGGCGGACGAGGCCTACCAGATCGGCACCAAGGGCGCACCGGTGCGGGCGTATCTGGATGTCGACGAGATCGTCCGCGTGGCGGTCGAATCCGGTGCGGACGCCATCTATCCCGGATACGGCTTCCTGTCCGAGAACCCCGAGCTCGCCGCGCGCGCGGCCGAGGAAGGGATCGCCTTCATCGGTCCGCCGGCGCGCGTGCTCGCCATGGCCGGCAACAAGGTGACCGCGAAGCAGCACGCGCGGGATGCGGGCGTGCCGGTGCTCCGCTCGACCGAGGCGTCCGACGACATCGATGCACTCCTCGTTGCGGCGGAGGAGATCGGGTTCCCGCTGTTCGCGAAGGCCGTCGCGGGTGGCGGAGGGCGCGGGATGCGGCGCGTCGAGACCGCCGCGGAACTGGGCCCCGCGCTGGCCGAGGCGATGCGCGAGGCGCAGAGCGCGTTCGGCGACCCCCGGATGTTCCTCGAGCAGGCGGTGCAGCGCCCGCGGCACATCGAAGTGCAGGTGCTGGCCGACGGGACGGGGGAGACCGTCCACCTCTATGAGCGTGACTGCTCGGTGCAGCGTCGTCACCAGAAGGTCATCGAGATCGCCCCGGCGCCGAACCTCGACGATGCCGTGCGCGCCGACCTCCATCGCTACGCCGTCGCCTTCGCCCGCTCCATCGGCTATCAGAACGCCGGCACGGTGGAGTTCCTGCTCGAGACGGCCGGCCCTCGCGCCGGCGAGGTCGTCTTCATCGAGATGAACCCCCGTATCCAGGTCGAGCACACCGTCACCGAGGAAGTCACGGATGTCGACCTGGTTCAGGCGCAGATGCGGATCGCCGCGGGAGCGACGTTGGCGGAGCTGGGTCTCACGCAGCCCGAGATCCCGCTCCGAGGCGCCGCGCTGCAGTGCCGGCTGACCACCGAGGATCCGACGCAGGGCTTCCGCCCCGACACCGGAAAGATCACGACGTACCGTTCCCCGGGCGGCGCGGGTATCCGCCTCGACGGCGGAACGACGGCGGCGGGCTCGCAGATCAGTCCGCACTTCGACTCGATGCTCGCGAAGCTGACCTGTCGTGGGCGGGACTTCCCGGCGGCCGTGGCCAGGGCGCGCCGCGCGCTGGCGGAGTTCCGCATCCGCGGCGTCTCGACCAACATCCCCTTCCTGCAGGCGGTACTGGACGATCCGGCGTTCGCCGCGGGGGACATCAGCACCTCCTTCATCGACGAGCGGCCCGAGCTGCTGCGTGGGCGGGAGTCGAAGGACCGCGGCTCGAAGATCCTGAACTGGCTGGTCGACGTCACGGTCAACCAGCCGCACGGCGCGAGGCCGGTGACGGCGTCTCCGACGGCGAAGCTGCCGCACCTCGACTTGCGCGAGCCCGCGCCGGCCGGTTCCCGTCAGCGCCTGCAGGAGCTGGGGCCCGCGGGGTTCGCCGCCGATCTGCGCGCGCAGACGCGGCTCGCGGTCACCGACACGACCTTCCGCGACGCTCACCAGTCACTGCTCGCCACGCGGGTGCGCACGAAGGACCTCGTCACCGTCGCCCCCTACGTCGCCCGACTGACCCCGCAGTTGCTCTCCGTCGAGGCATGGGGCGGCGCGACGTACGACGTCGCGCTGCGCTTCCTCGGCGAGGATCCGTGGGAACGCCTCGACGCGCTGCGTCAGGGGCTGCCCAACATCGCGATCCAGATGCTGCTGCGCGGGCGCAACACCGTCGGGTACACGCCGTACCCGACGGCGGTGACCGACGCCTTCGTCGCGGAGGCGGCCGCATCCGGCGTCGACATCTTCCGCATCTTCGACGCCCTCAACGACGTGACGCAGATGCGCCCCGCGATCGACGCCGTCCTGGCCACAGGCACCGCCGTCGCGGAGGCAGCGCTCTGCTACACCGGCGACATGCTCGATCCGGCGGAGGACCTGTACACGCTCGACTACTACCTCCGCCTCGCGGACGAGATGGTCTCCGCCGGGGCACATGTCATCGGCATCAAGGACATGGCGGGCCTGCTGCGCCCCGCTGCCGGAGCACGTCTGGTCAGCGCGCTGCGCGAACGCTTCGACGTCCCCGTCCACGTGCACACGCACGACACGGCGGGCGGCCAGCTGGCGACGCTCCTGGCGGTCAGTGCGGCAGGGGCGGACGCGGTGGACGCGGCTGCTGCCCCCATGTCGGGCACCACGAGCCAGCCCTCGCTCTCGGCGCTGGTGGCAGCCCTCGCGCACACCGAGCGGGACACCGGCATCCCTCTCGCCGCGGTCGCCGACCTCGAACCGTATTGGGAAGCCGTGCGCCACCTGTACCACCCGTTCGAGTCGGGGCTGCCGGGGCCCACGGGGCGCGTGTACCGGCACGAGATTCCCGGCGGTCAGCTGTCGAACCTGCGGCAGCAGGCCATCGCGCTCGGGCTCTCGGAGGACTTCGAGCTGATCGAGGACATGTACGCCGCAGCGAACGACATCCTCGGCCGCGTTCCGAAGGTGACACCTTCCTCGAAGGTCGTCGGCGATCTCGCGCTGCATCTCGCCGCGGTCCGCGCCGATCCCGCCGACTTCGCGGAGAACCCGCAGAACTACGACATCCCGGACTCCGTCGTCTCCTTCATGGCGGGTCAGCTGGGCGACCTGCCCGGCGGATGGCCCGAGCCGTTCCGCACCAAGGTGCTCGCCGGCCGCACGGTCGCCGAAGCGGCGGGATCTCTCACCGACGCGGATGCGGCCGCCCTGGTCGAGCAGGGGAAGAGTCGGCGGGAGACCCTGAATCGGCTGCTGTTTCCCGGGCCCACACGGACCTTTCACGAGGCTCGCGACGCCTACGGCGATCTGGCCGTGCTCGATACGGCGGACTACCTGTACGGGCTGACCCCCGGCGGCGAGCACGTCGTCGAGATCGAGCGGGGCGTGCAGCTGTGGGTCGGCCTCGAGGCCATCGGCGAGCCCGATGACAAGGGCATGCGCACGGTCATGACGACCCTCAATGGACAGCTGCGGCCGGTCTTCGTCCGCGACCGCTCCATCGCGGTGGACGCGGCCCCCGCGGAGAAGGCCGACACCTCCAGACCGGGTCAGATCGCCGCGCCGTTCTCCGGCGTCGTGACGCTCAAGGTGGTGCCGGGGACGAGCGTGCGGGCGGGCGAGGCGGTCGCCTCCATCGAAGCGATGAAGATGGAGGCGGCGATCACGAGTCCCATCGACGGCGTCGTGGAAAGGCTGGCGATCGGGGCGACGCAGCAGGTCGAAGCAGGCGACCTTTTGGTCGTGGTCAAAGGCGCGCATTAG
- a CDS encoding MinD/ParA family ATP-binding protein, giving the protein MPDRDDQMTGHDDDILDQPVRVDAAGIDILGTQTAQVAVTLPVADDDDGIDDDVVADETVVAAEPVVIATLEDTGEFSPVRTSDLDIHDAQIEPSVTEAPQPPVVRAPEPLAPVTTRVRVPSPTPDPVAPPAPAATAAPAAATRSEPVSIASVDATPAPVTLAARRVDQEESKRESADLLTADRLLETDRLPRREPEGAWPNLVYTLSRGRVRLGDSRRSRERRELDARIAAPLEGGARFVAVLSRKGGVGKTTVTALLGMALADARDDRVIALDANPDRGTLAERVGRPSGKTVRDLATNATPIHGFNEISAIVARDDTRLDVLASDTDPHVSEAFDDADYREVAALAAHYYSIVLTDTGTGIVHSVMDATLDAADALVIVSGLSVDEARLASETLTWLETNGYTALARSAVVVLNASRPGAPLVRLDELEEHFRSRVRKVVRMPYDARIATGSAISFRDLQPATRAAARELAAVAVEGLRVAAAS; this is encoded by the coding sequence ATGCCTGATCGTGACGATCAGATGACCGGCCACGACGACGACATCCTGGACCAGCCGGTCCGCGTCGACGCGGCCGGCATCGACATTCTCGGAACCCAGACCGCGCAGGTCGCCGTGACCCTGCCGGTCGCCGACGACGATGACGGGATCGACGACGACGTCGTCGCCGACGAGACGGTCGTTGCGGCCGAGCCCGTCGTCATCGCGACCCTGGAAGACACCGGCGAGTTCTCGCCCGTGCGTACCTCGGACCTCGACATCCACGACGCCCAGATCGAGCCGTCCGTGACCGAGGCGCCTCAGCCCCCCGTGGTGCGCGCGCCCGAGCCTCTTGCACCTGTGACCACGCGGGTGCGCGTTCCGTCGCCGACCCCCGACCCCGTGGCCCCGCCGGCTCCGGCCGCGACAGCGGCTCCCGCGGCCGCGACGCGATCCGAGCCGGTCTCCATCGCGTCCGTGGACGCCACCCCGGCACCCGTCACTCTGGCGGCACGACGCGTCGATCAGGAGGAGTCCAAGCGCGAGAGCGCCGACCTGCTGACGGCCGATCGACTGCTGGAGACCGACCGCCTGCCCAGGCGTGAGCCCGAGGGTGCGTGGCCGAACCTGGTCTACACGCTCAGTCGTGGCCGTGTGCGCCTGGGCGACAGCCGCCGCTCCCGCGAACGGCGCGAACTCGACGCGCGCATCGCCGCGCCGCTCGAGGGCGGTGCGCGCTTCGTGGCGGTCCTCTCGCGCAAGGGCGGCGTCGGCAAGACCACGGTGACGGCGCTGCTCGGAATGGCGCTGGCTGATGCGCGCGACGACCGGGTCATCGCCTTGGACGCGAACCCCGATCGCGGCACGCTCGCCGAGCGCGTGGGCCGCCCGAGCGGAAAGACCGTGCGCGACCTTGCGACCAACGCGACGCCGATCCACGGGTTCAACGAGATCTCGGCGATCGTCGCCCGCGACGACACGCGCCTGGACGTGCTCGCCTCCGACACCGATCCCCACGTGTCCGAGGCCTTCGACGACGCGGACTATCGCGAGGTGGCCGCCCTCGCCGCTCACTACTACTCCATCGTGCTCACCGACACCGGCACCGGCATTGTGCACTCGGTGATGGATGCGACGCTGGACGCGGCCGATGCGCTCGTGATCGTGTCCGGGCTCAGCGTCGACGAGGCGCGGCTGGCGTCCGAGACGCTCACATGGCTCGAGACCAATGGCTACACGGCTCTGGCGCGCTCCGCCGTCGTGGTGCTGAATGCCTCGCGTCCCGGTGCGCCGCTCGTGCGTCTGGACGAGCTGGAGGAGCACTTCCGCTCCCGGGTGCGGAAGGTCGTGCGCATGCCCTACGACGCGCGAATCGCCACGGGCAGCGCGATCTCGTTCCGCGACCTGCAGCCCGCTACACGGGCTGCGGCACGCGAGCTGGCAGCCGTGGCCGTCGAGGGGCTGCGCGTGGCGGCCGCATCATGA
- the def gene encoding peptide deformylase, whose protein sequence is MTVRAIRLFGDPVLKTRASEIVDIDEGVHALVRDLVETVELPGRAGVAAPQIGVGLRAFSYNVDGEIGYILNPVLVEVSGEPELTGEGCLSVPGLWHDVMRYPHAKVAGIDLDGNELVLEGDGLMAQALQHETDHLDGILYLDRLDKERRRVALREVRESDWF, encoded by the coding sequence ATGACGGTCCGAGCCATCCGGCTGTTCGGAGATCCCGTTCTCAAGACCCGAGCGAGCGAGATCGTCGACATCGATGAGGGCGTCCACGCGCTCGTCCGAGACCTGGTCGAGACCGTGGAGCTGCCGGGCCGCGCGGGCGTCGCCGCGCCGCAGATCGGCGTGGGGCTGCGGGCATTCAGCTACAACGTGGACGGCGAGATCGGCTACATCCTGAATCCGGTGCTCGTCGAGGTCTCGGGTGAGCCGGAGCTGACGGGCGAGGGGTGCCTCTCGGTGCCCGGTCTCTGGCACGACGTGATGCGTTACCCGCATGCGAAAGTCGCGGGCATCGACCTCGACGGCAACGAGCTCGTGTTGGAGGGCGACGGCCTCATGGCTCAGGCGCTGCAGCACGAGACCGATCACCTCGACGGGATACTGTACCTCGACCGGCTCGACAAGGAGCGCCGGCGGGTGGCGCTGCGCGAGGTGCGCGAGAGCGACTGGTTCTGA